The Anopheles coluzzii chromosome 2, AcolN3, whole genome shotgun sequence genome window below encodes:
- the LOC120950645 gene encoding uncharacterized protein LOC120950645 gives MRRYTYLLSAVVLLVVGLAVAASGIYVVESGGKKSFLQLGAHHWTDGADDDGLWSSLLEEYTVGLNQSGTTSAPRESRVMQATVVAAAGPAPKYIPTSSFYINKRIGEALELDPQHHAAHSPHRPRPPVGKVIASTGAGGLYGDNQLAAGAGHGATFTPMRQTFGGASPTELLASPREVSETDLYLLGAIEKLVYRVDYMENRLRRAEQIIYFLMAGNSQKQEPCPQNFTQVHDRCYHFDIERGLNWKSASTMCKSYGAHLAEFETVAEFQDVVAYILNNPVNRGKDFWLGGLNPGLLWIWANSAKPVNPNTNLSSITSSSSNKPGSKGTASTKPTNLANNGTELPSGGTKIVNNPSASKLPTLEITGSGRCLRLSYNSALYTYGYRGEDCSAQFSYVCELKDKSLDNEISRIAKQLKLADDVS, from the exons ATGCGCCGGTACACGTATCTGCTGTcggcggtggtgctgctggtcgtCGGGCTGGCCGTTGCCGCCAGCGGCATCTATGTCGTCGAGAGCGGGGGCAAGAAATCGTTCCTGCAGCTCGGCGCCCACCACTGGACGGACGGGGCGGACGACGATGGGCTGTGGTCGAGCCTGCTGGAGGAGTACACCGTCGG CCTGAACCAGAGTGGCACCACCAGCGCACCGAGGGAAAGTCGCGTAATGCAGGCGACCGTCGTAGCAGCGGCAGGACCGGCGCCAAAGTACATACCCACCTCCAGCTTTTACATCAACAAGCGCATCGGCGAGGCGCTCGAGCTCGACCCGCAGCACCACGCCGCCCACTCGCCGCACCGGCCCCGACCGCCGGTAGGGAAAGTGATCGCCAGCACTGGGGCCGGCGGCCTGTACGGCGACAACCAGCTGGCGGCCGGTGCCGGCCACGGTGCAACGTTTACGCCGATGCGCCAAACGTTCGGTGGCGCCAGCCCGACCGAGCTGCTGGCCTCGCCGCGGGAGGTGTCCGAGACGGACCTGTACCTGCTCGGTGCGATCGAGAAGCTGGTGTACCGGGTGGACTACATGGAGAACCGTTTGCGGCGGGCCGAACAGATCATCTACTTCCTGATGGCGGGCAACAGCCAGAAGCAGG AACCGTGTCCGCAGAACTTTACGCAGGTGCACGATCGCTGCTATCACTTCGATATCGAGCGTGGGCTGAACTGGAAGTCGGCCAGCACGATGTGCAAATCGTACGGGGCGCATCTGGCAGAGTTTGAAACGGTGGCCGAGTTCCAGGATGTGGTTGCGTACATACTGAACAATCCGGTCAATCGCGGCAAGGACTTTTGGCTCGGTGGACTCAACCCGGGCCTGCTGTGGATTTGGGCCAACTCGGCCAAACCGGTTAATCCGAACACGAACCTTAGCTCGATTACGAGCTCCAGCTCCAACAAACCGGGCTCGAAGGGAACGGCCTCCACCAAGCCGACCAATCTGGCCAACAACGGTACGGAGCTCCCGTCCGGAGGCACCAAGATTGTGAACAATCCGTCGGCGAGCAAGCTGCCGACGCTGGAGATTACTGGCAGTGGACGGTGCCTGCGGTTGAGCTACAACTCCGCACTGTACACGTACGGGTATCGTGGGGAGGACTGCTCGGCACAGTTTAGCTACGTGTGCGAACTGAAGGACAAGTCGTTGGACAATGAAATCTCCCGGATAGCGAAGCAGCTCAAGCTAGCGGATGATGTTTCGTAG
- the LOC120953466 gene encoding neurogenic protein mastermind, whose amino-acid sequence MSQTNSFQPWKQTLPVGLPSNLGTAIFGGTTAGSSSAAAAVVAGYGKVPLLPPPPLQPTPSPSSSSSSSSSSLGSVSSSTPGPLGAIMHAGPPLLTVPPSPGSGTVSSSTATPLPPSPAGPAAGGPDFLAQMAVNKLKVGKLNASYELTAASSSAVASSHAPQTAASTEMELGELGAEQEASVAAMRAMLASSGCHNPAALGDREREQQIQQIFEKSISDNTKKQILEILEKISTLRPPERLLLYLRMPGGYPETDPLRQSQNPLGTRLEINHTINWVRSHLEHDPNVSIPKQEVYDDYVAYCARINIKPLSTADFGKVMKQVFPGIRPRRLGTRGHSRYCYAAMRKATKLPVPKLPDLTTSAAAVESQPNEGQHYTEEESWKVVKGWAEAMLPSCFTTINELAGFIAKNNLNSPSGLASRQQLHKKILQREMKEKRKLSAVAMKKRRKKRRKTLSTSICDAPELSRTAAGTPPDKAKPPSSGDGAGGAFGAVETQQRTVSTKQQQQQQQQQNQQQPNSTTIDGMNPACNGTATSAAGATSQLLQHMIKREQQEYLDEDNNNTTPAVGLVGTGKMMLLQRQQQQQQQSTNLNCDTSNGFLESLNKDLMMAVAASGFLPPSATGVPSVIAHPPQHLQQQQQQQQQQQQLMQQRLLEGGMRSPQDQQFLQNVYCKKVRQAQQLKAVQQQQQQQQQQQQQQQQMQLQQPAGPTQSPLFFPNRPTSVQKRQLATSAAFAGRQKRLKLLQQRQQRSLEAQNNSAPRYDEQGNLILIETQDSVAQDEFIIPRERVISICNMDKNALDGYLNCDEENSQDQDQELLKYFPEEDGGGDGAAGGPSQPKQLLDASAEHDGTAGGGPASSAFGGTLFDDNEKLFQIRMILEKNQCNQNKQQMLQQQQQQQQQQHMQQTMESHLAAYDTVGSMGQGGAIGLQPGSAAASLAALSQRHNTSTGEAAAMGGAASTAGGPHQPHGAPEQHQRQQLKHEAAGGAGVAAGGSQQQGYGVAQMNGGAVAGGGPALALQSPTARRKNFSFVPISEQPRVGSGGKPLSGGGNINHTPTASPFVSPRSTPIHRKAHKASNGLTLNLMQQHGHQQQQQQLQQQLSHAGGGTYGQHHQQQQPPHQTQSRSYLGGYIKNELSASAPPSPSMMQPYRFGAVGMNGLNCGLSPMPTTFQPICNPHGSLSSSTGQPGQVSSLESRSSSVPLIPNYDPYCNSNYNSVSQTPVPSEYDDFTDTAGNILDMLNEQSSQLSASVKIEESELTLPDLLDQQQQQQQQRQEEGGFFARSVNYNIVSRSVPSTPLPHLGGFGPLGSSAGSGSCIGPMGPTGGPSGLGLVTGTRSLFELPKSVPSTPIGLNEGSCPGESMFQYSPETSRDFLINGNSVDRSKSSAASFYSPVAGGPGGTTATAGVPGTLALDANGSDSCIAGSGPTGADVTGELGVAGPHTAHSGANGNGRMGGSRSSCPSATADPIVPPSADLANLSDGIEGLSNELDSMAESMINSDILRNL is encoded by the exons ATGTCTCAGACCAATTCGTTCCAGCCGTGGAAACAGACGCTCCCGGTCGGTTTGCCGTCCAACCTTGGCACCGCCATCTTCGGTGGCACCACAGCTGGCAGCAgtagtgcagcagcagcagtagtagcaggcTATGGAAAAGTACCactgctaccaccaccaccactgcaaCCGACACCGTCGCcatcctcgtcctcctcatcctcctcgtcgtcgctCGGTTCGGTCAGCTCGTCTACCCCGGGACCGCTAGGCGCGATCATGCACGCTGGCCCCCCGCTGCTGACCGTGCCACCGTCGCCCGGCAGCGGCACCGTATCGTCCTCGACGGCGACCCCGCTCCCACCGTCGCCCGCCGGGCCCGCTGCCGGCGGTCCCGACTTTCTCGCCCAAATGGCGGTCAACAAGCTGAAGGTGGGAAAGCTAAACGCCAGCTACGAACTGAcggccgccagcagcagcgcggtCGCCTCCTCCCATGCGCCACAGACGGCGGCCAGCACGGAGATGGAGCTGGGGGAGCTGGGAGCGGAACAGGAGGCGAGCGTGGCCGCTATGAGGGCGATGCTGGCCAGCTCCGGCTGCCACAATCCGGCGGCCCTCGGCGATCGTGAGCGCGAACAGCAGATACagcaaatatttgaaaaatccATCAG CGACAACACCAAGAAACAGATATTGGAAATACTGGAGAAAATATCGACCCTACGGCCGCCGGaacggctgctgctgtatcTTCGCATGCCCGGTGGCTACCCGGAAACAG ATCCGCTGCGCCAGTCACAGAATCCGCTCGGCACGCGGCTCGAGATTAATCACACCATCAACTGGGTCCGGTCGCATCTGGAGCACGACCCGAATGTGTCAATTCCGAAGCAAGAAGTGTACGATGATTATGT AGCCTACTGCGCACGGATCAACATTAAGCCGCTGTCGACGGCCGATTTCGGCAAGGTGATGAAGCAGGTGTTCCCTGGCATCCGGCCACGCCGGCTCGGCACGCGAGGCCACTCCCGCTACTGCTACGCGGCGATGCGCAAAGCCACCAAGCTTCCCGTCCCGAAGCTGCCCGATCTCACCACCAGCGCCGCCGCCGTCGAG AGTCAACCGAACGAGGGCCAACACTACACCGAGGAGGAATCGTGGAAGGTGGTGAAGGGGTGGGCGGAAGCGATGCTACCGTCCTGCTTCACCACGATCAACGAGCTGGCCGGCTTCATCGCGAAGAACAACCTCAACTCACCGTCCGGCCTAGCGAGccggcagcagctgcacaAGAAGATTCTGCAGCGCGAGATGAAGGAAAAGCGAAAGCTGTCG GCCGTGGCGATGAAGAAGCGGCGCAAGAAGCGCAGGAAGACACTCTCGACAAGCATTTGTGACGCGCCGGAACTGTCCCGCACCGCTGCCGGCACACCGCCGGACAAGGCGAAACCACCGTCGTCCGGGGACGGAGCAGGGGGAGCCTTCGGTGCGGTGGAAACTCAGCAGCGAACCGTAAGTacaaagcaacagcagcagcagcagcagcagcagaaccagCAACAGCCAAACTCCACCACGATCGATGGAATGAACCCAGCGTGTAACGGGACTGCCACGTCGGCGGCGGGTGCGACCAGTCAGCTGCTCCAGCACATGATAAAGCGCGAGCAGCAGGAGTACCTCGACGAGGACAACAATAACACGACCCCGGCGGTCGGGCTCGTCGGCACCGGCAAGATGATGCTTCTGcaacgtcagcagcagcagcagcagcaaagtaCAAATCTCAACTGTGATACTAGCAATGGTTTCTTGGAGTCGTTGAACAAAGACCTGATGATGGCAGTGGCGGCCAGCGGGTTTCTTCCACCGTCAGCGACCGGGGTGCCATCGGTAATCGCTCACCCACCGCAGCatctgcaacagcagcagcagcagcaacagcaacaacagcaactaaTGCAGCAGCGTCTACTGGAGGGCGGCATGCGCAGCCCGCAGGATCAACAATTCCTTCAGAATGTGTACTGCAAAAAGGTGCGTCAGGCGCAGCAGTTGAAGGCCgtccagcaacagcagcagcaacagcaacagcagcaacagcagcagcagcaaatgcaaCTCCAGCAACCGGCCGGTCCGACCCAGTCGCCCCTATTCTTTCCCAACCGGCCGACGAGCGTGCAGAAGCGGCAGCTGGCGACCAGTGCCGCGTTTGCCGGTCGGCAGAAGCGCCtcaagctgctgcagcagcgccagcagcgTTCGCTCGAAGCGCAGAACAACAGTGCACCGCGGTACGACGAGCAGGGCAATCTAATACTCATCGAAACGCAGGACTCGGTGGCCCAGGACGAGTTCATCATTCCACGCGAGCGGGTCATCAGTATTTGCAACATGGACAAGAACGCACTGGACGGCTACCTGAACTGCGACGAGGAAAACTCGCAGGACCAGGACCAGGAGCTACTCAAGTACTTCCCGGAGGAGGatggcggtggtgatggtgctgccgGTGGGCCGTCGCAGCCGAAGCAGCTGCTGGACGCTTCGGCGGAGCACGACGGTACGGCGGGTGGTGGACCGGCGTCTTCCGCCTTCGGCGGCACGCTGTTCGATGACAACGAGAAGCTGTTCCAGATACGCATGATTCTCGAAAAGAACCAGTGCAACCAGAACAAGCAGCagatgctgcagcagcagcaacagcagcaacagcagcagcacatgcAGCAAACGATGGAGTCCCATCTGGCGGCGTACGATACTGTTGGTTCGATGGGCCAGGGTGGAGCGATTGGATTGCAGCCCGGTTCGGCAGCTGCCTCGCTGGCCGCACTGTCTCAGCGCCACAACACGTCCACCGGTGAGGCGGCGGCGATGGGCGGTGCTGCCTCAACTGCCGGCGGTCCCCATCAACCGCACGGAGCGCCCGAACAGCatcagcggcagcagctgaAGCACGAAGCagcaggaggagcaggagtAGCTGCCGGTGGGTCCCAGCAGCAGGGGTATGGTGTGGCTCAAATGAATGGTGGAGCGGTGGCCGGCGGTGGTCCAGCACTGGCGCTGCAAAGTCCGACCGCTCGGCGGAAGAACTTTAGCTTCGTTCCAATCTCGGAGCAGCCGCGCGTTGGCTCGGGCGGCAAACCGCTGTCCGGGGGTGGTAACATCAACCACACACCCACCGCAAGCCCGTTTGTGAGCCCACGCAGCACGCCGATCCATCGCAAGGCCCACAAGGCGTCGAATGGGCTCACGTTGAACTTGATGCAGCAACacggccaccagcagcagcagcagcagcttcagcaacaACTATCACACGCTGGCGGAGGAACGTACGgtcagcaccatcagcagcagcaaccgccaCACCAGACCCAGTCCCGCTCCTACCTGGGCGGATACATTAAGAACGAGCTGTCCGCGTCGGCCCCGCCCAGCCCTTCGATGATGCAACCGTACCGCTTCGGTGCGGTTGGCATGAACGGGCTCAACTGTGGCCTCTCGCCAATGCCGACCACGTTCCAGCCGATCTGCAATCCCCACGGCAGCCTCAGCTCGAGCACCGGGCAACCGGGGCAGGTGTCTTCGCTCGAGTCGCGCTCCAGCAGTGTCCCGCTGATCCCGAACTACGACCCTTACTGCAACTCCAACTACAACTCCGTGTCGCAAACGCCCGTCCCGTCCGAGTACGACGATTTCACCGACACGGCGGGCAACATTCTGGACATGCTGAACGAACAGTCGAGCCAGCTGTCGGCGTCGGTCAAGATCGAAGAGTCGGAACTAACCCTGCCCGATCTgctcgatcagcagcagcagcagcagcagcaacggcaagAGGAGGGTGGATTTTTCGCCCGCTCCGTCAACTACAACATTGTGTCGCGCTCCGTACCGTCCACTCCGCTGCCCCATCTCGGCGGGTTCGGACCGCTCGGTTCCTCGGCCGGGTCCGGCAGCTGCATCGGTCCGATGGGTCCCACTGGCGGTCCCAGCGGACTCGGCCTGGTCACCGGTACCCGGTCACTGTTCGAGCTGCCCAAGTCCGTGCCATCGACACCGATCGGGCTGAACGAGGGCAGCTGCCCGGGCGAATCCATGTTCCAGTACAGCCCGGAAACGTCGCGCGACTTCCTGATCAACGGCAACTCGGTCGATCGGAGCAAATCGTCCGCCGCCTCGTTCTACTCGCCGGTGGCGGGCGGTCCGGGCGGCACCACCGCAACCGCCGGCGTGCCCGGTACGCTCGCGCTGGATGCGAACGGATCGGACAGCTGCATTGCGGGCAGCGGCCCCACCGGTGCCGACGTTACCGGAGAGCTTGGCGTAGCGGGGCCACACACTGCACATTCCGGTGCCAATGGCAATGGGCGGATGGGCGGTAGCCGGTCCTCCTGCCCTTCGGCCACGGCCGACCCGATCGTACCACCGTCGGCCGATCTGGCCAACCTATCGGACGGCATCGAGGGGCTCTCGAACGAACTGGACAGCATGGCGGAATCGATGATCAATTCCGACATCTTGCGGAATctgtaa
- the LOC120953467 gene encoding presenilins-associated rhomboid-like protein, mitochondrial produces MPLLSVLICRTGPAVIRSSFLPHTRQCLARSGSDRQLTIARYSRNARNNTRTESFAPRETIVPTEVQGIVVESGYIDPSKIWRSLLFTAAFSTGSFIGVSIWEYETIRSRAMQALRSKLSVNWFKERMKHQRQEMEQWRKDLTGWWNKLSPGERIFAPICALNVIVYGLWRIPSLAPTMVKYFASNPAAKAVCWPMFLSTFSHYSLFHILANMYVLHSFSHAAVATLGREQFLGVYLSAGVIASFASHVFKTVTRQPGLSLGASGAIMGILAYVCSQYPDTQLSILFLPMYTFSAGAAIKVIMGIDLAGVLLGWRIFDHAAHLGGALFGLFWCHFGSQNVWPLREYFVGYWHELRGPPKK; encoded by the exons ATGCCACTTCTATCGGTGTTGATTTGTAGGACGGGACCGGCGGTGATCAG ATCCAGCTTCCTGCCCCACACAAGACAATGCCTCGCCCGTAGTGGAAGCGACCGACAGCTAACGATCGCACGGTACAGCAGAAATGCGAGGAACAACACGCGCACGGAATCGTTCGCCCCGCGGGAAACGATCGTACCGACGGAAGTGCAAGGGATAGTGGTTGAGTCGGGCTACATCGATCCTTCGAAGATATGGCGCTCGCTGCTGTTTACTGCCGCG TTCTCCACCGGAAGCTTCATAGGGGTTTCCATCTGGGAGTACGAAACGATTCGATCGCGCGCAATGCAGGCACTGCGAAGCAAGCTGAGCGTCAATTGGTTCAAAGAGCGCATGAAACACCAGCGGCAGGAGATGGAGCAGTGGCGCAAGGATTTGACCGGCTGGTGGAATAAGCTGTCCCCGGGCGAGCGGATATTTGCACCGATCTGTGCGCTGAACGTGATCGTGTACGGGCTGTGGCGGATACCGAGCCTTGCCCCGACgatggtgaaatatttcgcctCCAACCCGGCCGCAA AAGCAGTTTGCTGGCCAATGTTTCTGTCCACCTTCAGCCATTACTCGCTGTTTCACATCCTGGCGAATATGTACGTGCTGCACAGCTTCTCGCATGCCGCCGTCGCCACACTGGGCCGGGAGCAGTTTCTGGGCGTTTATCTGAGTGCCGGCGTGATTGCGTCGTTCGCGAGCCACGTGTTCAAAACGGTCACCCGGCAGCCGGGCCTGTCGCTCGGTGCGTCCGGCGCAATCATGGGCATACTGGCGTACGTGTGCAGCCAGTATCCGGACACGCAGCTTAGCATACTGTTCCTTCCGATGTACACATTTTCGGCCGGCGCT GCCATAAAGGTTATAATGGGCATCGATCTAGCGGGCGTGTTGCTGGGCTGGAGGATCTTTGACCACGCCGCCCATCTCGGTGGGGCACTGTTTGGGCTGTTTTGGTGCCACTTCGGTAGCCAGAACGTGTGGCCCCTGAGGGAATACTTTGTCGGCTACTGGCACGAGCTGCGAGGGCCACCGAAGAAATGA